In one Lysobacter alkalisoli genomic region, the following are encoded:
- the mraY gene encoding phospho-N-acetylmuramoyl-pentapeptide-transferase has protein sequence MLLELARWLQGLENFFGLFGYLTFRGILAALTSLALSLWWGPTVIRRLAQLKGGQPIRKDGPESHFSKAGTPTMGGALILITVLASVLLWGDLRNKYVWLVLAVMVAFGWIGWWDDWIKIVKRDPNGMKSRWKYLLQSLFGLGAGLFLFLYADVPAATTFYVPFFKSIALPLAGIGFVAIAYFWIVGFSNAVNLTDGLDGLAIMPTVLVACALGVFAYASGHAEFSQYLQIPRVPGAGELVIICAAIAGAGLGFLWFNTYPAMVFMGDIGALALGAVLGAIAVIVRQELVLVVMGGIFVIETLSVMIQVASFKLTGKRVFRMAPIHHHFELKGWPEPRVIVRFWIISVILVLIGLATLKVR, from the coding sequence ATGCTGCTTGAACTCGCCCGCTGGCTGCAGGGACTGGAGAACTTCTTCGGCCTGTTCGGCTACCTGACCTTCCGCGGCATTCTCGCCGCGCTGACCTCGCTTGCGCTGTCGCTGTGGTGGGGGCCGACAGTGATCCGCCGGCTGGCCCAGCTCAAGGGCGGCCAGCCGATCCGCAAGGACGGCCCGGAGTCGCATTTCTCCAAGGCCGGCACGCCGACCATGGGCGGTGCGCTGATCCTGATCACCGTGCTCGCCTCGGTGTTGCTGTGGGGCGATCTGCGCAACAAATATGTGTGGCTGGTGCTGGCGGTGATGGTCGCATTCGGCTGGATCGGCTGGTGGGACGACTGGATCAAGATCGTCAAGCGCGACCCCAACGGCATGAAGTCGCGCTGGAAGTACCTGCTGCAGTCGCTGTTCGGGCTCGGCGCCGGCCTGTTCCTGTTCCTGTACGCGGACGTGCCCGCAGCCACCACGTTCTACGTGCCGTTCTTCAAGTCGATCGCGCTGCCGCTGGCCGGGATCGGCTTCGTCGCGATCGCCTACTTCTGGATCGTCGGCTTCTCCAACGCGGTCAACCTGACCGACGGCCTCGACGGCCTGGCGATCATGCCGACAGTGCTGGTTGCATGCGCGCTGGGCGTGTTCGCCTACGCCTCCGGCCATGCCGAGTTCTCGCAGTACCTGCAGATCCCGCGGGTGCCGGGCGCCGGCGAACTGGTGATCATCTGCGCCGCGATCGCAGGCGCCGGGCTCGGCTTCCTGTGGTTCAACACCTACCCGGCGATGGTGTTCATGGGCGATATCGGCGCGCTCGCGCTGGGCGCGGTGCTCGGCGCCATCGCGGTGATCGTGCGCCAGGAACTGGTGCTGGTGGTGATGGGCGGCATCTTCGTGATCGAGACGCTGTCGGTGATGATCCAGGTCGCCTCGTTCAAGCTGACCGGCAAACGCGTGTTCCGGATGGCGCCGATCCACCACCACTTCGAGCTGAAGGGGTGGCCGGAGCCGCGCGTGATCGTCCGCTTCTGGATCATCTCGGTGATCCTGGTCCTGATCGGCCTGGCGACGTTGAAGGTGCGCTGA
- a CDS encoding UDP-N-acetylmuramoyl-tripeptide--D-alanyl-D-alanine ligase, whose amino-acid sequence MRPLQLSEVARMTGGRLVDRHAGEDRTIDAVATDTRALPAGKAALFVAIRGERFDGHDHVATAAAAGDRGAGMAAALVSRELDCALPQIVVADTERALADLAAAMQKQRSGKVIAITGSNGKTSVKALLATILQRVAITWATPGNRNNEIGMPLAVLDAPEDAVFAIYEMGAGKPGDIAYLTRIAPPDVSVVNNIAPAHMERMGSLLAIADTKAAIYDALPADGVAVINADDAFGPFFAERAHGSRIIRFGLEHSADVTARDIHLHAEGSRFVLVAPEGEAKVELSMPGRHNVANALAAASLALGAGIGLDAIVGGLGDARPVPGRLVTHRLTNGALVVDDSYNANPGSAATAIDTLASMGGEGWLVLGDMREIGADAKAMHAEVGRRARAAGIRRLFAIGPLSAEAANAFGEGAEVFESHDAMAAALRAGLADGVRVLIKGSRGSAMDKVVNALLAQGRNTVEESTHAA is encoded by the coding sequence ATGAGGCCGCTGCAGCTGTCCGAAGTCGCGCGCATGACCGGCGGCCGCCTGGTCGACAGGCATGCCGGTGAAGACCGCACGATCGATGCCGTCGCCACCGACACCCGCGCGTTGCCCGCCGGCAAGGCGGCGCTGTTCGTCGCGATCAGGGGCGAGCGCTTCGATGGCCACGATCACGTTGCCACCGCGGCTGCGGCCGGTGATCGTGGAGCGGGCATGGCCGCGGCGCTGGTCTCGCGCGAACTCGACTGCGCGCTGCCGCAGATTGTCGTCGCCGATACCGAGCGTGCCCTGGCCGACCTGGCCGCGGCGATGCAGAAGCAGCGCTCCGGCAAGGTCATCGCGATCACCGGCAGCAACGGCAAGACCAGCGTCAAGGCGCTGCTGGCCACGATCCTGCAACGGGTTGCGATCACCTGGGCCACGCCCGGCAATCGCAACAACGAGATCGGCATGCCGCTGGCCGTGCTCGATGCGCCGGAGGACGCGGTCTTCGCGATCTACGAGATGGGTGCCGGCAAGCCCGGTGACATCGCCTACCTGACCCGCATCGCACCGCCCGACGTGTCGGTGGTCAACAACATCGCTCCCGCGCACATGGAACGGATGGGCAGCCTGCTTGCCATCGCCGATACCAAGGCCGCGATCTACGATGCGTTGCCAGCCGACGGCGTCGCGGTGATCAATGCCGATGATGCGTTCGGCCCGTTCTTCGCCGAGCGAGCCCACGGCAGCCGGATCATCCGCTTTGGCCTGGAACACAGCGCCGACGTGACCGCGCGCGACATCCACCTGCATGCGGAAGGTTCGCGTTTCGTTCTGGTTGCGCCGGAAGGCGAGGCCAAGGTCGAGTTGTCGATGCCCGGCCGCCACAACGTCGCCAATGCATTGGCGGCGGCTTCACTGGCGCTGGGGGCCGGCATCGGTTTGGACGCCATCGTCGGCGGGCTGGGCGATGCGCGCCCGGTGCCGGGGCGACTGGTCACGCACCGGTTGACGAACGGCGCGCTGGTCGTTGACGACAGTTACAACGCCAACCCGGGCTCCGCCGCAACCGCGATCGACACGCTGGCGTCGATGGGGGGCGAGGGCTGGCTGGTGCTCGGCGACATGCGCGAGATCGGCGCCGACGCCAAGGCCATGCATGCCGAGGTCGGACGCCGTGCCCGCGCTGCCGGCATCCGTCGCCTGTTCGCCATCGGGCCGCTCAGTGCCGAGGCAGCAAACGCCTTTGGCGAGGGTGCGGAGGTATTCGAAAGCCACGACGCCATGGCCGCCGCACTGCGCGCCGGGCTCGCCGACGGTGTGCGTGTGTTGATCAAGGGGTCGCGCGGCAGCGCGATGGACAAAGTCGTGAATGCCTTGCTTGCGCAGGGGCGAAACACTGTGGAGGAAAGCACGCATGCTGCTTGA
- a CDS encoding UDP-N-acetylmuramoyl-L-alanyl-D-glutamate--2,6-diaminopimelate ligase: MRLAELLPDVAGIPLGLRVSGLVMDSRELEPGDAFVAIGGFGTHGLKFVDEVRAKGAAAILFEPPAPGDVVPDDIRAPADAIPVPGLRARLGAMGDQFHDRPSAAMTVVGVTGTNGKTSTVQLLAQAWSLLGTTAATIGTLGAGLYGEAVATGFTTPLVLRLHRLIAELHEAGAEALAMEVSSHALDQGRADGVHFDVGVFTNLTRDHLDYHGDMQSYGAAKARLFAWPGLKAAVVNVDDAFGRELAATLHDGPRCITCSSRGDGGAAVQARKLRLDGRGILFELDIEGESHPVMSPLIGRFNVDNLLAVAGTLHALDEPPSQIARILSQLQPIHGRMNRLGGDGVHPLVVIDYAHTPDALEQALGSVRAHAAAKVVCVFGCGGERDRGKRPQMAAIAERLADSVIVTDDNPRGEDGDAIVADIMAGFNAPERVVVARDRRAAIVRAVGEAGPDDIVLIAGKGHEPYQEIDGIRHPFDDTAAARAVLEVGE, encoded by the coding sequence ATGCGCCTTGCCGAACTGTTGCCTGATGTCGCCGGCATCCCGCTGGGTCTGCGCGTCAGCGGACTGGTGATGGACAGCCGCGAACTCGAGCCGGGCGACGCCTTCGTCGCCATCGGTGGCTTTGGCACCCACGGCCTGAAGTTCGTCGACGAGGTGCGCGCGAAGGGCGCCGCCGCGATCCTGTTCGAACCGCCAGCGCCTGGCGACGTCGTGCCCGACGACATCCGGGCGCCCGCCGATGCGATCCCGGTCCCAGGCCTGCGTGCGCGATTGGGTGCGATGGGCGACCAGTTCCATGATCGCCCCAGCGCGGCCATGACCGTGGTCGGCGTGACCGGCACCAATGGCAAGACCTCGACCGTGCAGCTGCTGGCGCAGGCCTGGTCGCTGCTCGGTACGACCGCGGCCACCATCGGCACCCTTGGCGCGGGTCTGTATGGCGAGGCGGTCGCGACCGGCTTCACCACGCCGCTGGTGCTGCGCCTGCATCGGTTGATTGCCGAACTGCATGAAGCCGGTGCCGAGGCGCTGGCGATGGAGGTCAGCTCGCACGCGCTCGACCAGGGCCGTGCCGATGGCGTCCATTTCGACGTTGGCGTGTTCACCAACCTCACCCGGGACCATCTCGACTACCACGGTGACATGCAGAGCTATGGCGCGGCCAAGGCCCGGCTGTTCGCCTGGCCGGGATTGAAGGCGGCGGTGGTCAATGTCGACGACGCGTTCGGCCGTGAACTGGCCGCCACGCTGCACGACGGCCCACGCTGCATCACCTGCAGTTCGCGCGGCGATGGCGGCGCGGCGGTGCAGGCTCGCAAGCTGCGCCTGGATGGGCGCGGCATCCTGTTCGAACTGGACATCGAAGGTGAATCGCACCCGGTGATGTCGCCCCTGATCGGCCGTTTCAACGTCGACAACCTGCTGGCGGTGGCCGGCACGCTGCATGCGCTGGACGAGCCGCCGTCGCAGATCGCCCGCATTCTGTCGCAGTTGCAGCCGATCCATGGCCGCATGAACCGCCTCGGCGGCGATGGCGTGCATCCGCTGGTGGTCATCGACTACGCGCACACGCCCGACGCGCTGGAGCAGGCGCTGGGGTCGGTGCGCGCGCATGCGGCGGCGAAAGTGGTGTGCGTGTTCGGCTGCGGCGGTGAGCGCGACCGCGGCAAACGCCCGCAGATGGCGGCGATCGCCGAGCGCCTGGCCGACAGCGTGATCGTCACCGACGACAACCCGCGCGGCGAGGACGGCGATGCGATCGTGGCCGACATCATGGCCGGTTTCAACGCGCCGGAACGGGTTGTGGTGGCACGCGACCGCCGTGCCGCGATCGTGCGTGCGGTCGGCGAGGCCGGCCCCGACGACATCGTGCTGATCGCCGGCAAGGGTCACGAGCCGTATCAGGAGATCGACGGCATCCGCCACCCGTTCGACGACACAGCGGCCGCGCGCGCGGTGCTGGAGGTGGGCGAATGA
- a CDS encoding peptidoglycan D,D-transpeptidase FtsI family protein — MRDSLVERAGDLLRGRQGPGKPRSRARYNPRNRLLLVGGVLGLCSIALVARAFTLQVVNSDFYIRQGDERILREIAIPTSRGMITDRNGEPLAVSTPVESIWGNPKELLEVPDRVPELAALLDVPADELTRKLSQRATREFMYLRRRINPDQAREILSHNIPGVYSQREFRRFYPQGEALAHVLGFTNVDDRGQEGLELAFDEWLSGQPGSKRVIRDSRGRIVENVELIEAAQPGHELVLTLDRRIQYLTFRELRATLQRTGASSGSAVVLDVATGEILAMANLPTYNPNALGNQPTDARRNRAVTDVIEPGSTMKPLTVAAALEAGVITPKTVIDTSPGWMPNGRFRTSDFRNYGVLDTTGVITKSSNVGVSKIVHRMGDRPFYDFLSRMGYGRSTRSGFPGESSGVLPEPAHWSGTHKQTMSYGYALSATPLQIAVAYATLANGGKRVTPTFVKGQHGKPEQVLDPRIAREVLQMMQTVTEPGGTATQAAILGYHVAGKTGTARKFNSSGGYSRRYISFFAGVVPVDNPRFSMVVVIDDPDPGKGYYGGFVSAPMFKTVMDGALRLMDVPPDDIETWLAVQAAEESKQRKSEGGAVAAAGRGGAR, encoded by the coding sequence ATGCGCGACTCTCTGGTCGAGCGTGCAGGCGACCTGTTGCGCGGTCGGCAGGGGCCGGGCAAGCCGCGCAGCCGCGCCCGCTACAACCCGCGCAACCGGTTGCTGCTGGTCGGTGGGGTGCTCGGGCTGTGCTCGATCGCCCTGGTCGCGCGCGCGTTCACCCTGCAGGTGGTCAACAGCGACTTCTACATCCGCCAGGGCGATGAGCGGATCCTGCGTGAGATCGCGATCCCGACCTCGCGCGGCATGATCACCGATCGCAACGGCGAGCCGCTGGCGGTGTCGACTCCGGTCGAGTCGATCTGGGGCAATCCGAAGGAATTGCTCGAAGTGCCCGACCGCGTCCCAGAGTTGGCCGCGCTGCTCGACGTGCCGGCCGACGAGCTGACCCGCAAGCTCAGCCAGCGCGCCACGCGCGAATTCATGTACCTGCGCCGCCGGATCAATCCCGACCAGGCGCGCGAGATCCTGTCGCACAACATCCCGGGGGTGTACTCGCAGCGCGAGTTCCGCCGCTTCTACCCGCAGGGCGAGGCGCTGGCACATGTGCTCGGCTTCACCAATGTCGACGATCGCGGCCAGGAAGGGTTGGAACTGGCCTTCGACGAATGGCTCAGCGGCCAGCCGGGCAGCAAGCGGGTGATCCGCGACAGCCGCGGCCGTATCGTCGAGAACGTCGAGCTGATCGAGGCCGCGCAGCCGGGCCACGAGCTGGTGCTGACCCTCGACCGCCGGATCCAGTACCTGACCTTCCGCGAGCTGCGCGCGACCCTGCAGCGCACCGGCGCCAGCAGCGGCTCGGCGGTGGTGCTGGACGTGGCCACCGGCGAGATCCTGGCGATGGCCAACCTGCCCACCTACAACCCCAACGCGCTCGGCAACCAGCCGACCGATGCGCGTCGCAACCGTGCGGTCACCGACGTGATCGAGCCTGGTTCGACGATGAAACCGCTGACCGTGGCCGCGGCGCTGGAGGCCGGCGTGATCACGCCGAAGACCGTGATCGACACCAGCCCGGGCTGGATGCCGAACGGCCGTTTCCGCACCAGCGATTTTCGTAACTACGGCGTACTCGACACCACCGGGGTGATCACCAAGAGCTCGAACGTCGGCGTGTCCAAGATCGTCCATCGAATGGGCGACCGGCCGTTCTACGACTTCCTGAGTCGCATGGGCTACGGCCGCAGCACCAGGAGCGGCTTCCCCGGCGAATCCTCGGGCGTGCTGCCGGAGCCGGCGCACTGGAGTGGCACTCACAAGCAGACCATGTCCTACGGCTATGCCCTGTCGGCGACGCCGCTGCAGATCGCGGTTGCCTACGCGACGCTGGCCAATGGCGGCAAGCGGGTCACACCGACCTTCGTCAAGGGCCAACACGGCAAGCCCGAGCAGGTGCTCGACCCGCGCATCGCGCGCGAGGTGCTGCAGATGATGCAGACCGTGACCGAGCCCGGCGGCACCGCCACCCAGGCCGCGATCCTCGGCTACCACGTGGCCGGCAAGACCGGTACCGCACGCAAGTTCAACAGCAGTGGCGGCTATTCGCGGCGCTACATCTCGTTCTTCGCCGGCGTGGTGCCGGTCGACAACCCGCGCTTCTCTATGGTGGTGGTGATCGACGATCCGGACCCGGGCAAGGGCTATTACGGTGGCTTTGTGTCGGCGCCGATGTTCAAGACCGTGATGGACGGTGCGCTGCGGCTGATGGATGTGCCGCCCGACGACATCGAAACCTGGCTCGCCGTGCAGGCGGCCGAGGAGTCCAAGCAGCGCAAGTCCGAAGGCGGTGCGGTGGCCGCGGCCGGACGGGGAGGTGCCCGATGA
- the ftsL gene encoding cell division protein FtsL, with product MTARLVLAVLIVANLATALAVIYARHQHRQLFVQLTRLEKARDELDIEFGRLQLEQATWAESNRIDQVARDRLGMKFPEGSEIVVVRP from the coding sequence ATGACCGCGCGTCTGGTCCTCGCGGTGCTGATCGTGGCGAACCTGGCGACCGCGCTGGCGGTGATCTACGCACGCCACCAGCACCGCCAGCTGTTCGTGCAGCTGACCCGGCTGGAAAAGGCGCGCGACGAGCTCGATATCGAATTCGGCCGCCTGCAGCTGGAGCAGGCGACCTGGGCCGAGAGCAACCGCATCGACCAGGTTGCCCGTGACCGGCTCGGCATGAAGTTTCCGGAAGGAAGCGAAATCGTGGTGGTGCGTCCGTGA
- the rsmH gene encoding 16S rRNA (cytosine(1402)-N(4))-methyltransferase RsmH: MERAVAPSGHLPVMYAQVLEGLRVIGDGTYLDGTFGRGGHARGVLAKLGPGGRLLLMDKDPEAIAVAEREFGADPRVSIFRGSFAALGGWDATSAGLDGVLLDLGVSSPQLDVAERGFSFGKDGPLDMRMDPDTGESAAEWLARADEREIADVLWTYGEERMSRRIARAIVAGRGENPLTRTAQLAELIARAMPRGDAKIHPATRSFQAIRIHINRELADLEAGLDGALARLRPGGRLAVISFHSLEDRIVKRFIARHAKAPPANRRMPVEVAFTPTLRAIGSAIKADDEEIASNPRARSAVLRVAEKLGSGDGEQGAAAAGSRGPVAGSPSPVSKGGRA, from the coding sequence ATGGAGCGCGCAGTAGCGCCATCCGGCCACCTCCCCGTGATGTACGCACAGGTGCTGGAGGGCCTGCGCGTGATCGGGGATGGAACCTACCTGGACGGCACGTTCGGGCGCGGCGGTCATGCGCGCGGGGTGCTGGCGAAACTCGGCCCCGGAGGCCGGTTGCTGCTGATGGACAAGGATCCCGAAGCGATTGCCGTGGCCGAACGCGAGTTCGGGGCGGACCCGCGCGTGTCGATCTTCCGCGGCAGCTTCGCCGCACTGGGCGGCTGGGACGCGACTTCGGCCGGCCTCGACGGCGTGCTGCTCGATCTCGGCGTGTCCTCGCCACAGCTCGACGTGGCCGAGCGCGGCTTCAGTTTCGGCAAGGACGGCCCACTCGACATGCGCATGGACCCGGATACCGGCGAGAGCGCGGCCGAATGGCTGGCCCGTGCCGACGAGCGCGAGATCGCCGATGTGCTGTGGACCTACGGCGAGGAGCGGATGAGCCGCCGGATCGCGCGTGCGATCGTCGCCGGGCGCGGGGAGAATCCGCTGACCCGCACCGCCCAGCTGGCCGAGTTGATCGCCAGGGCGATGCCGCGTGGCGACGCGAAGATTCATCCGGCCACCCGCAGCTTCCAGGCGATCCGCATCCACATCAATCGCGAGCTGGCCGACCTTGAGGCCGGGCTCGACGGCGCGCTGGCCCGGCTCAGGCCCGGCGGGCGGCTGGCGGTGATCAGCTTCCACTCGCTGGAGGACCGCATCGTCAAGCGCTTCATCGCCCGTCACGCCAAGGCGCCGCCGGCCAACCGGCGGATGCCGGTCGAAGTCGCGTTCACGCCGACGCTGCGTGCGATCGGTTCGGCGATCAAGGCCGATGACGAGGAAATCGCGTCCAATCCGCGTGCCCGCAGCGCCGTGCTGCGCGTGGCCGAGAAACTCGGTTCAGGGGATGGAGAGCAGGGCGCGGCGGCCGCCGGGTCGCGAGGCCCCGTTGCCGGCTCTCCGTCCCCGGTCTCGAAAGGAGGCCGGGCATGA
- the mraZ gene encoding division/cell wall cluster transcriptional repressor MraZ, whose amino-acid sequence MFQGETAITIDDKGRLAVPTAYRDQVASACGNRLVITYNPFESGSLYLYPHATWERVRDQVNALPKVKKVNRNLQLKLVGAATFVELDGNGRITVPASHRAAVGIERKAVLLGMGDKFELWSEQAHHAQIQQTVSDEDLSDELLDLQL is encoded by the coding sequence ATGTTCCAGGGCGAGACCGCCATCACGATCGACGACAAGGGCCGGCTGGCGGTGCCCACCGCCTACCGCGACCAGGTCGCGTCCGCGTGCGGCAATCGGCTGGTGATCACCTACAACCCGTTCGAATCCGGCTCCCTGTACCTGTACCCCCATGCGACCTGGGAACGCGTGCGCGATCAGGTCAATGCCCTGCCCAAGGTCAAGAAGGTCAACCGCAACCTGCAGCTCAAGCTGGTTGGCGCGGCCACGTTCGTCGAGCTCGACGGCAACGGCCGAATCACTGTGCCGGCCAGTCATCGCGCCGCGGTCGGCATCGAGCGCAAGGCAGTGCTGCTGGGCATGGGCGACAAGTTCGAACTGTGGAGCGAGCAGGCGCATCACGCGCAGATCCAGCAGACGGTGTCTGACGAGGATCTGAGCGACGAACTGCTCGACTTGCAGCTATGA
- a CDS encoding RNA polymerase sigma factor, with translation MDPATYRQLHTRARRLTPTAAEAEDLVQDTLVAALEAGRSDMPWLQGVLRKLAAMQARGAGRRRRRELQADPGTGTATQDALATAATTATLRSTLAGLPPAARRVAVLAVHGLSADEIRWLLGLTATAFRQRLSSIRRGLRSLPPATRAEQVALAYLRDPARSVELEFGLLRRALKAAMRAGAGLGTHDHDGHLLVVRDLRPLDGAHTSGSHGNK, from the coding sequence ATGGACCCCGCCACCTATCGGCAACTGCATACCCGCGCGCGCCGGCTGACCCCAACCGCCGCCGAGGCCGAAGACCTGGTCCAGGACACGCTCGTGGCCGCACTCGAAGCCGGGCGCTCGGACATGCCCTGGCTGCAAGGGGTACTGCGCAAACTGGCCGCGATGCAGGCCCGCGGCGCCGGCCGACGGCGGCGGCGCGAACTGCAAGCCGACCCGGGCACCGGCACTGCCACCCAGGACGCCCTCGCCACTGCCGCCACAACAGCCACCCTGCGCTCCACCCTCGCCGGCCTGCCGCCCGCCGCGCGCCGGGTCGCGGTACTGGCCGTGCACGGCCTGTCCGCCGACGAAATCCGCTGGTTGCTGGGCTTGACAGCGACGGCATTCAGGCAGCGCCTGAGCTCGATCCGCCGCGGCCTGCGCAGCCTGCCCCCGGCCACCCGCGCCGAACAGGTCGCACTGGCCTACCTGCGCGACCCGGCGCGCAGCGTCGAGCTCGAATTCGGCCTGCTGCGACGCGCACTCAAGGCGGCGATGCGGGCCGGCGCCGGCCTCGGAACCCACGACCATGACGGCCACCTGCTGGTGGTCCGCGATCTCCGCCCCCTCGATGGCGCTCACACTTCCGGCAGTCACGGCAACAAATAG
- a CDS encoding VOC family protein: MSNTEMLARCRITTIVFLVADLTRTIEFYGRTLGLPVQTIDGHDGPFATCDTATVSLVFIVAEAKAGDSPVVVFELEGGIDDYADRLAERGVEIVVPVSEAPDGGLTLDFVDPDRNTLSLYQPPGSPRRR, encoded by the coding sequence ATGTCGAACACGGAAATGCTGGCTCGTTGCCGGATCACCACCATTGTCTTCCTCGTCGCCGACCTCACCCGCACGATCGAGTTCTACGGCCGCACCCTCGGCCTGCCGGTGCAGACCATCGACGGCCACGACGGTCCGTTCGCCACCTGCGACACCGCCACCGTGTCACTGGTGTTCATCGTCGCCGAAGCGAAGGCCGGCGACTCGCCGGTGGTGGTATTCGAACTTGAAGGCGGCATCGACGACTACGCCGACCGCCTGGCCGAGCGCGGCGTGGAGATCGTGGTTCCGGTCAGCGAAGCCCCCGACGGCGGCCTGACCCTCGACTTCGTCGACCCGGACCGCAACACGCTCAGCCTGTACCAGCCACCGGGCTCGCCGCGACGCAGGTAG
- the rsmI gene encoding 16S rRNA (cytidine(1402)-2'-O)-methyltransferase, which translates to MSATLYIVATPIGHLGDMSPRALDTLRGAAAVCAEDTRHTRQLLAHFGIERPLLALHQHNEDAQVAQLVQRLLAGESLALVSDAGTPLVSDPGFRLVRAARAAGIPVSPVPGACAAIAALSVAGLASDRFAFEGFLPAKAGARRERLARLASEPRTLIFYESAHRIEESLADMVTAFGTDRPAVLARELTKLFETVLDGSLGELRERVAADPNQRKGEFVLIVEGAGDDADAKIIEGRRLYAKLAEHLPPSTAAKLAAELSGAPRKALYGG; encoded by the coding sequence ATGTCTGCAACCCTGTACATCGTCGCCACCCCGATCGGCCACCTCGGCGACATGAGTCCGCGCGCGCTCGACACCCTGCGCGGGGCGGCGGCGGTGTGCGCCGAGGACACCCGGCATACCCGCCAGTTGCTGGCCCATTTCGGCATCGAGCGCCCGCTGCTGGCGCTGCATCAGCACAACGAGGATGCGCAGGTCGCGCAGTTGGTCCAGCGTCTGCTGGCGGGCGAGTCGCTGGCACTGGTGTCCGATGCCGGCACCCCGCTGGTCAGCGATCCGGGCTTCCGGCTGGTCCGCGCCGCGCGCGCGGCCGGCATCCCGGTGTCGCCGGTGCCGGGCGCCTGCGCGGCCATCGCGGCCTTGAGTGTGGCCGGGCTGGCCTCGGACCGGTTCGCCTTTGAAGGCTTCCTGCCGGCCAAGGCTGGCGCCCGTCGCGAGCGCCTGGCCCGGCTCGCTTCCGAGCCGCGCACGCTGATCTTCTACGAGTCCGCGCACCGGATCGAGGAGTCGCTGGCCGACATGGTCACCGCATTCGGTACCGATCGCCCGGCGGTGCTGGCGCGCGAACTGACCAAGCTGTTCGAGACCGTGCTCGACGGCAGTCTGGGTGAATTGCGCGAGCGCGTTGCCGCCGATCCCAACCAGCGCAAGGGCGAGTTCGTGCTGATCGTCGAGGGGGCCGGCGACGATGCCGACGCCAAGATCATCGAAGGCCGCCGCCTGTACGCCAAGCTGGCCGAACACCTGCCGCCCTCGACCGCGGCCAAACTCGCCGCTGAACTCAGCGGTGCGCCCAGGAAGGCTTTGTACGGCGGGTGA